Proteins co-encoded in one Sulfurimonas sp. HSL1-2 genomic window:
- a CDS encoding metal ABC transporter substrate-binding protein — MKKAIIVLLVLLIVLVVTLVVAVPAKKVQAGKADVVVTTFALYDIARHLLEQDAEVAMLIPFGRDVHTFEPTPQDMIRVEKCRLFLYSGAGLEPWAEPFESFGNAKDMSRYVRLHEGGHAHHDETAEMHDDDHHGADPHYWLDIDNMIALVKASEQLFTSAFPALDAGKLRERGAAYIKRLETLDTLYRKRLSGCGLDTIVVSHNAFGYLAERYGFHVEAVTGLSPDTMPNAKTMAQLTDTVREHGIKTLFYESFVSDKLVASLAAETGVRVDVLQPLANITADEIGADYFRLMNANLLKLHDALECR; from the coding sequence TTGAAAAAAGCGATCATTGTTTTGCTGGTACTGTTAATCGTTTTGGTGGTGACCCTGGTGGTCGCCGTGCCCGCAAAAAAGGTGCAGGCTGGCAAAGCGGATGTCGTCGTGACGACGTTTGCGCTCTATGATATCGCCCGCCACCTGCTGGAGCAGGATGCTGAGGTGGCAATGCTGATCCCGTTCGGCCGGGATGTCCACACCTTTGAACCGACGCCGCAGGATATGATCCGGGTAGAGAAGTGCCGGCTGTTTCTCTACAGCGGTGCCGGCCTCGAGCCCTGGGCCGAACCATTTGAATCTTTCGGCAACGCGAAGGATATGAGCCGGTACGTCCGGCTGCACGAAGGGGGGCATGCGCACCACGACGAAACGGCAGAGATGCACGACGACGATCATCACGGTGCCGATCCGCACTACTGGCTCGACATCGACAACATGATCGCGCTTGTCAAAGCATCAGAACAACTGTTCACTTCGGCGTTTCCGGCGCTGGATGCCGGAAAACTCCGGGAGCGCGGTGCTGCCTATATCAAACGACTTGAGACGCTTGACACCCTTTACCGCAAACGCCTGAGCGGCTGCGGGCTGGACACGATCGTCGTCAGCCACAACGCCTTCGGCTATCTTGCCGAGCGGTACGGATTCCATGTAGAGGCCGTTACCGGACTCTCTCCGGATACGATGCCCAATGCGAAAACGATGGCGCAACTCACCGATACGGTACGCGAACACGGCATCAAGACCCTCTTTTACGAGTCGTTTGTCAGTGACAAGCTGGTGGCGTCGCTCGCTGCGGAGACGGGCGTGCGGGTGGATGTGCTTCAACCGCTGGCGAATATTACCGCCGACGAGATCGGCGCGGACTATTTTCGCCTGATGAATGCCAACCTCCTGAAACTGCATGACGCATTGGAGTGCCGATGA
- the secG gene encoding preprotein translocase subunit SecG — protein MTSFLLIVQVVLVILLTIVVLLQKSSSIGLGAYSGSNESVFGAKGPGSFLAKTTFFFGFLFVANTIALGYFYAQAANKSVVDEIVTPVTAAAPAAAESAVAPAASAAEANASN, from the coding sequence ATGACTTCTTTCTTGCTGATCGTCCAGGTTGTGCTGGTGATCCTGCTGACCATCGTCGTACTGCTGCAGAAGAGCTCCAGCATCGGCCTGGGAGCCTACAGCGGTTCCAATGAATCCGTCTTCGGTGCCAAGGGTCCGGGAAGTTTCCTGGCAAAAACAACGTTCTTCTTCGGCTTCCTTTTCGTTGCCAATACGATTGCCCTGGGTTACTTCTATGCGCAGGCCGCCAACAAGTCCGTCGTCGATGAGATCGTCACACCGGTGACGGCGGCAGCTCCGGCTGCTGCGGAGAGTGCGGTTGCCCCTGCAGCCTCGGCTGCCGAAGCCAACGCCTCCAACTAA
- a CDS encoding polysaccharide deacetylase family protein, whose translation MRSFLLTALLPLVLFADAHIFVFHRFGDVRHASTSTAIETLRAEFDYLKTNGYKVIPLSRLAKALKEGEAIDDKWVVLTIDDSYKSFYENGLPLFKEYGYPFTLFVYVAAADKNYGDFMTWDQIRDTAQYGELGLHGYGHSHECHLEPYRLKEDTDRGLRSFAKELRRVPRYYAYPYGEYNPEVKAGIADYGFELILNQNSGAVNVDSDPLDLDRTALTGDNLIAQKLKIERLDTEWIAPLRWPEDGRLKEIHAKIAPTYRTAEYYISGHEWVRVPVENGEIRVKTDVKLALPRSRVFIRVGQKQESIILVKE comes from the coding sequence ATGCGCAGCTTCCTGCTGACTGCGCTGCTGCCGCTGGTACTCTTCGCGGACGCGCACATCTTTGTTTTTCACCGCTTCGGGGATGTGCGTCATGCCTCTACCAGCACCGCCATTGAGACCCTCCGTGCTGAATTCGACTATCTCAAGACGAACGGCTACAAGGTTATCCCCCTCTCCCGCCTGGCCAAAGCCCTGAAAGAGGGTGAAGCCATTGACGACAAGTGGGTCGTCCTCACCATCGACGACAGTTACAAAAGCTTCTATGAAAACGGCCTGCCCCTCTTCAAAGAGTACGGCTACCCTTTTACCCTCTTTGTCTATGTCGCGGCGGCGGACAAGAACTACGGCGATTTCATGACCTGGGATCAGATCCGCGATACGGCACAGTACGGCGAACTCGGCCTGCACGGCTACGGCCACAGTCATGAGTGCCACCTCGAGCCCTATAGACTCAAAGAGGACACCGACAGGGGGCTGCGTTCCTTCGCCAAGGAGCTCCGCCGCGTACCGCGCTACTACGCCTATCCCTACGGCGAATACAACCCCGAAGTCAAAGCGGGGATCGCTGATTACGGGTTCGAGCTGATCCTCAACCAGAACAGCGGCGCGGTCAACGTGGACAGCGACCCGCTTGATCTCGACCGGACGGCGCTGACCGGGGATAATCTCATCGCGCAGAAACTGAAAATCGAACGCCTGGACACCGAGTGGATCGCCCCCCTGCGGTGGCCCGAAGATGGCAGATTAAAAGAAATACACGCTAAAATTGCACCGACATACCGCACGGCGGAGTACTATATCAGCGGCCATGAATGGGTGCGTGTTCCCGTTGAGAACGGCGAAATTCGTGTCAAAACCGATGTAAAGCTCGCACTGCCGCGTAGCCGGGTCTTTATCAGGGTCGGTCAGAAACAAGAAAGTATCATCTTAGTAAAGGAGTGA